From the genome of Actinomycetota bacterium:
AGATGTCCGCATCATGACCGGGAAGACGTCCAATTTGCATACTCTTGACGAGCTGGAGGCTCTGCTTTCCAGCATCAGGGACAAGTTCCAGTGGCTGGGTGATTACCTTTGACCCGGCTTCACTGGACAAGCAGGTTGCCGGGCTCGAAGCCCGGATGCAGCAGCCCGATTTCTGGTCGGACAAGACCGGCGCCGCCAGGGTAAGCAGTGAGTACCGGCGCGCCAAGCGCCGCCTCGAGCGCTACCGGCGCATGGAAGCCGAGGTCGGCGACGCCGTCGCCATGGTCGAGATGGTCCGTGAGGAGACCGCCGAAAGCGGCCCTCAGGGCGCGGCCGACTTCCTCTCTGAATCCTGGGATTCCCTCAATAACACTCTTTCGCATCTGGCTCAACTGGAAGAAGAGCGCCTCTTCAGCGGCGAGTACGACGACGGCGACGCCGTCATGACCATCCATCCCGGCGCCGGCGGCACCGAGTCTCAGGACTGGGCCGAGATGCTGCTGCGGATGTACCTGCGCTGGGCCGACCGCCGCGGTTACAGGACCGAGATCAACGAGGCCACCGGCGGCGACGAGGCCGGCATCAAGAGCGCCACCGTTACTTTCCACGGGGAAAACGCCTACGGCCTGCTATCGGCGGAGCGGGGCGTCCACCGGCTGGTGCGCATCTCCCCCTATGACGCCGCCAAGCGCCGTCACACCAGTTTCGCCGCCGTCGAGGTCAGCCCCCTGGTCGAGGACGACGTCGAATTCGAGATCGACGAGAAGGACCTCAAGATCGACACTTACCGCGCCAGCGGCGCCGGCGGCCAGCACGTCAACAAGACCGACTCCGCCGTGCGCATCACCCACATCCCTACCGGCCTGGTGGTGCAGTGCCAGAACGAGCGCTCGCAGCTTTCCAACAAGAACACCGCCATGAAGCTGCTCAAGGGTAAACTGCTGGAGCTCGAGGAGCGCAAGCGCCTGGAGGAGATGGAAAAGGAGCGCGGCGAGGTCATGGAGATCGCCTGGGGCAGCCAGATACGCTCCTACGTGCTGGCCCCCTACCAGCTGGTCAAGGACCACCGCACCAACTATGAAGTAGGCAACGCCCAGGGCGTGCTCGACGGGGACATCGACGAGTTCATCCATGAATACATGGTCAAGCGGGCGGGTAAGGCTTAAAACAACGACTGGAGCTGATACCATGAGACAGATGAAGAAGATTCTTTGGTTGACACTTCTCAGTCTCTTGTTACTATCGGCAGGCCTCGCTTGCGAGACTGAAAATGCCGATAAACCGGCGCCCCTGACCGTCACCGAGGCAAACTCGGGTGAAAGCCTGGAGCTGCAGCAGGGGCAGCAGCTGATAGTCCGTCTGCCCGCCAATCCTTCAACCGGCTACGCCTGGGCCCAGGCCGACCCCGGAAACAGCCTCCTCAAGGAGGACAACCCGTCTGTCTTCGAGCAGGACCTCTCGGGCGGCAACCCACCGCCTGCCGGCGCCGGCGGCGCCGAAGTCTTCACCCTTTCATCGGACAGCCCCGGGCAGCAGACCCTGAAGCTCGAGTACCTGCGGCCGTGGGAGACCGGCGTGCCCCCGGCGAATTCGGTTTCATACAATGTCACCGTTAAATGATGCGAATACACCCGGCAGCACCACAGGAGTGCGATTGCTTTCGATGCTGAAAGTCGATCCCATACCGGCCCTGCTTGCTTCCCGAAGCGAAGCGCTGGTCTGCCTGGCCCGCCGCGATCTTCTGGCGGAAGACGCCGGCCCGGTCACGCAGCTCTGGGAGCTTCCCGAAGCCCTGAAGATACTTCGCAAGCAAGAGGACGACGGCTCCTGGCCGTATACGGGTAAGGTAAGTCCCTGGTTCAACTACGATCTGCTGGAGACTTTTAGAAATCTTGGCTTCCTGGTCGAGATGTATGGCTTCAACCGCGAGCATCCGGCCATCGGCGCGGCGGCGGAATATGCTTTTTCCTGTCAGGCTCCCGAGGGAGATCTGCGCGGCATCCTCGGCGAGCAGTACATGCCCTATTATCACGGCGCCATCATCGAGCTGCTGATCAAGGCCGGCTACGGAGACGATCCCCGCACGATCGCCGGCCTGGACTGGCTTATGACGATGAGGCAGAACGACGGCGGCTGGATCGTTCCCCTGCAGGCTTTACCGCCGGCAGAAAAGATCGGCTTGTACCGGCACGGCCCGGCACTTCCCCCCAACAGGGCGCTGCCTTTCTCACACCTGGCCACGGGCATGATCCTCCGTCCGCTGGCCTTGCATCCCGCCTATCGCGGGCTCGATGAAGTCGGGGCGGCCGCCACTCTTTTCAAACAGCGCTTCCTGAAGGCGGACAAATACAACGACCGCCGGGCTCCGGATTACTGGACCAAGTTCCAGTTCCCTTACTGGTGGCCTGACCTGTTGAACGGGCTGGACATCCTGTCGCGCACCGGTTTTACCGGCTCCGATGCCGACGTGCAACGGGCGCTGCAATGGTTCATCTCCCATCAGCAGGAAGACGGCCTCTGGCCCACCGGATACGAGAAGGGCAGCCATGCCCGGACAAACAGGAAGTGGGTGGGGCTTGCCGCCTGCCGGGTGCTGCGCAGGTTTCTGGCGCCGCCTGAGCCGGTGACTGGCTAGGCACTTATCCTCGGCGCCGGTTTCCGATAAAATCGCCTCAATGGAAATCAACCACCCGTTTACGACCATCCCAAGAGGAGCCATAAATTGTTAAGCATCGCGCTACCAAAAGGAAGTCTGCAGGAGCAGACCCTGAAGCTCTTCGCCGAGGCCGACCTGACGGTTAACCGGAGCTCCCGTGAATACTCGGTAACCATCGACGACGAACGCATCAGCCAGGTGAAGATACTGCGGCCGCAGGAGATCCCCAAATACGTCGAGGACGGCTATTTCGATCTGGGCATCTCCGGACTGGACTGCATCACCGAGGCCGGGGCCCGCGTGACCGAAGTCGCCGACATGCCCTATGCCAAGACCGGCACCGGCGTCATGAAGATGGTCGTCGCCGTTCCCGAGGATTCAAAGGTAAAGAGCGCCGCGCGCATCAAGCCCGGCAGCCGCGTTACCACTGAATTTCCCAATATCACAAAAAAGTATTTCCGCAAGCTGGGCATCCCCGTCGATGTCTTTTATTCCTTTGGCGCCACCGAGGCCAAGGTGCCGGAGCTGATGGACGTGGTCGTGGACCTGACCGAGACCGGCTCCACCCTCAGGCGCAACCGCCTCAAGATCATCGACACGATCATGGAGTCGACGACCAAGCTGATCGCCAACAAGTCTTCCTGGAAAGATCCGGCGAAGCGCAAGGCCATGGACGAGATCCGCACGCTGCTGATAGGCGTCATCGACGCCCGCGGCCGGGTGCTGCTGTCGATGAACGTCGCCAAGGACCGGCTCGACGCCGTTGTCGGCGTGCTGCCGGCGATGAAGCGGCCGACGGTGGCCCCGCTTTACAACAGCGACTATTTTGAGATCACGACGGTGGTGGAGAAGAACACCGTCAACGTCATCATCCCCAGGCTCAAGGAGATGGGAGCCGAGGACATACTGGAGCAGAATATTTCCAAGATCGTGCGGTAGCATATTTCCAGGATCGTTCGTTAAGCGAACAGGAGAGTGGTCCCGCTGTCCCTTAGCTCGAAGATCTCAACCGGCCGCCTGGCCGGGGCCTGCGCCCGTCATCCCTGGCGCACTATCGGCATCTGGCTTGTCATCGCCGTCCTGGCGGCGTTCGCCATGTCCCGCCTGCTCTCCAGCGCCGTGACCACGGAGATAAAATTCACGCGGCCGATCGAATCGCAGCAGGCTTACCAGATGATCAGCGACAGGCTCAAGGGGCCGGAGAAATCCATGGAGATCGTGGTCGTCTCCACACCCGACCTCACCGTCGACGATCCTGCCTACAAGGCCGAGGTTGAACGCATGGGGCTGGGCCTGATCGCCCTGGCGCCGGATGTCATCTCCGGCGGGACCTATTACTACCAGGCTCACGACGAGTCGCTGGTATCCGCCGATCGCCATACTACCCTGATCCCGATCATCATGGCGGGCACCCTCTCCGAGGCCCAGAACAACATCAGCAAGGTGCGCCAGGTCACAGACGCGGCCGCCCAGAGCAGCGGTTTTATGATCGTGACCACCGGCACCTCCAGCGCCAACGCCGACTTCAACCAGCTCTCGGAGAGCGACCTGAGGAAAGCCGAGCTGCTGGGAATCCCCATCGCCATGCTCATCCTGCTGGTCGTCTTCGGCTCGATCGTCATCACTTACCTGGTGAAAAGGATGCGGAGCGCCGGGTCGCGGATATCCGTGCGCCGGGCCGTGACCGTCGCGATCGTCGGGTCGTTCGTGGCGGCGGCGCTGCCGCTGCTGCTGGCTGCCTTTTCGATCGTGATCGCGATCGGCATCACCTCGGTTGTCGGGCAGCGTTACGTCATGAGTTTCTTCGTGGAGAACATGATCACGATGATGGGTCTGGCGGTCGGCATCGACTACTCGCTGTTCGTGGTCTCGCGCTACCTGGAAGAGCTGATCAACGGACGCGACAAGATGAGCGCCATCGAGAAGGCGGGCAGCACCGCCAGCCGGGCGGTGCTCTTCAGCGGCATGACCGTCATCCTGGCGCTCGCCGGCATGCTGATCGTCCCCATCAGCCTCTTTTACAGCCTTGCCGCCGGCGCCATGTTCGTGGTGGCAGTATCGGTGGCGGCCGCGCTCACCCTTCTGCCCGCGATTCTCAGCCTGCTGGGCAATCCTCTG
Proteins encoded in this window:
- the prfB gene encoding peptide chain release factor 2 (programmed frameshift) codes for the protein MTGKTSNLHTLDELEALLSSIRDKFQWLGITFDPASLDKQVAGLEARMQQPDFWSDKTGAARVSSEYRRAKRRLERYRRMEAEVGDAVAMVEMVREETAESGPQGAADFLSESWDSLNNTLSHLAQLEEERLFSGEYDDGDAVMTIHPGAGGTESQDWAEMLLRMYLRWADRRGYRTEINEATGGDEAGIKSATVTFHGENAYGLLSAERGVHRLVRISPYDAAKRRHTSFAAVEVSPLVEDDVEFEIDEKDLKIDTYRASGAGGQHVNKTDSAVRITHIPTGLVVQCQNERSQLSNKNTAMKLLKGKLLELEERKRLEEMEKERGEVMEIAWGSQIRSYVLAPYQLVKDHRTNYEVGNAQGVLDGDIDEFIHEYMVKRAGKA
- a CDS encoding protease inhibitor I42 family protein, which codes for MKKILWLTLLSLLLLSAGLACETENADKPAPLTVTEANSGESLELQQGQQLIVRLPANPSTGYAWAQADPGNSLLKEDNPSVFEQDLSGGNPPPAGAGGAEVFTLSSDSPGQQTLKLEYLRPWETGVPPANSVSYNVTVK
- the hisG gene encoding ATP phosphoribosyltransferase, giving the protein MLSIALPKGSLQEQTLKLFAEADLTVNRSSREYSVTIDDERISQVKILRPQEIPKYVEDGYFDLGISGLDCITEAGARVTEVADMPYAKTGTGVMKMVVAVPEDSKVKSAARIKPGSRVTTEFPNITKKYFRKLGIPVDVFYSFGATEAKVPELMDVVVDLTETGSTLRRNRLKIIDTIMESTTKLIANKSSWKDPAKRKAMDEIRTLLIGVIDARGRVLLSMNVAKDRLDAVVGVLPAMKRPTVAPLYNSDYFEITTVVEKNTVNVIIPRLKEMGAEDILEQNISKIVR